CTTCCGCTTATTTCCCGGAAACCCCCAGCAGGGAGAACAACTCTTTTTCGACCAGTTTCGAAGACCAGTACGTTCACCGGAAGATGGCGGACTACCCGGCTAAAAAAATGACTTACACCCCATTGCTGGTTACCCCCGAATCCAATCCTAAAATTGCGATCACGGAATCGGACCTGGAAGCTTATCCCGGCTTACACCTGAAGGCAAACGGCGGCGCATCCCTGAAAGCGGTATTCCCGCCATATCCATTGGAAATAAAGGTGGAAGAAGCGTTGTACTCTGCCGCGCGGGTGAGTAAAGGTGCTGATTATATTGCGCGGACAGCGGGCAGCAGAACTTTCCCATGGAGAGTATTAATGATTGCCCCGGAAGATAAAGACCTGCCGATGAATGACATCGTTTACAGGCTGGGCGCACCTTCCCGCGTGAAAGATGTTTCCTGGATCAAGCCAGGAAATATCACCGATGAATGGATTATTGATGTGAACCTCTTCAACGTCCCCTTCAAGGCAGGCGTAAATACTGCCTCTTATAAGTATTATATAGATTTTGCCAGCCGCTTTGGTTTCGATCGTATTATGATGGATGCCGGATGGAGCGATAATAATGACCTGTTCAAGGTCAATCCCGATATTAATATGGATACACTCGTGGCATATGCCCGGGAAAAAGGTGTGAAAATTTCAATGTGGACATTGGCCCTCACGCTGGAACGCCAATTGGACAGCGCCCTGGCCCAGTTCAAAAAATGGGACGTGGATTTCATCATGACCGACTTCATTGAAAGAGACGATCAACCGGCGGTAGACATGCACCACCGTATTGCGAAAGCATGTGCGGAATCCAGGATCATGCTGATGTTTCACGGATCATTTCCTCCAAAAGGATTTAACCGCACCTATCCGCATGCCCTTACCCGCGAAGGCGTACTGGGATCTGAATATAATATCTGGAGTACGGAAGTATCGCCGGGTCACGACGTATTGCTGGCGTTTACAAGAATGCTGGCAGGGCCGTTGGATTATGAACCGGGATTGCTGAATAACGGTACGAAAAAAAGATTCCGGCCCATTGAAGGCCATGTGATGAGCCCGGGAACAAGAGCACACCAGCTGTCCATGACGGTCATCTATGACAGTCCTTTACAGTTCTTTTCCGGAAACCCCTCCCAGGGCTACCAGGAGCCGGCCTATATGGAACTGACAGGCAGCATTCCGAGCGTTTGGGATGAAACACATGTGTTGGATGCAAAGGTGGGAGAATGGATCGTTACCAGCCGCAGGAATGGAGATAACTGGTACATTGCCGGCATGACAGACTGGACGGAGCGGGACATCAACCTTAAACTGGACTTCCTGGATGATGCCGGATACAAGGCAACCATTTGCCGCGATGGCATCAATGCAGACCGGTATGCGGCGGATTACGTGATAGAGCATACTGATGTACAGCGACATGAAACAATGAAAATACATATGGCACCGGGCGGCGGCTTCTTAATTAAGCTGGAGAAGAAATAGGCAGGAAAAAGACATCAACGAGCAACAATTATTGATTATGGATTATATAGATAGATTTAAGAATAAAATAGCCGTAATAACTGGTGGGGCGGAAGGTATAGGAAAAGGAATAGCATTGCGCCTGGGCAGGGAAGGCGCCACACTGGCACTATTCGATATTAACAACAATCTGCTGGCAACAACCGTAGCTGAAATGCAAAAGGAAGGTATCACTGCCAGGGGTTTTGTTGTGGATATCAGCAATGAAGAGCAGATAGTGGCAGCGTTGCAGGAAGTAGATCAGGCATGGGGTAGACTGGATATCATGGTAAATGCCGCAGGCATTGTAGGGCCCACTAATACAAAAATAGTGGCATTCCCCACCGCTGCATTTGATACCGTATATGCCGTGAATCTGAAGGGCGCCTTTCTTATTACTAAATACAGCCTGGAAATGATGAGTAAAACAGGTAAAGGCCGTTTACTCCTTATTTCTTCTATGGCCGGCAAAGAAGGTAATCCCGGTATGGTTGGTTATACCGCAACAAAAGCCGGCGTGATAGGGCTGATTAAAGGGGTGGCAAAGGAATTTGCCAAAACCGGAATTACCGTGAATGGCCTGGCACCTGCTGTTATCAAAACATCCATGAACGACAATACCTCAGCCGCACAACTGGAATACATGATTGGAAAAATACCCATGCAACGTTTGGGAACAATAGAAGAAGTGGCCGCCATCTCTGCTTATATTGTTTCTGATGAGAATAGCTTTTCCACCGGATTTATATATGATATATCTGGTGGGAGGGCTACTTATTAACCGGAATTGTGTGTGCAGACTGTAACCTGTATTGTTCCCGGAGACACAATAATGTAGTATCTTGATTATTGGAAGGGCTGCGGGTGTATGACCTGTAGCCGTGGAATCCGGGCAGCATTATGCACACTATATGAAGGCAAGGCTACATAAATTACCATTAAAAAGTGATGCATCCTTTCTGTACGAGAAGTGGGAATGCGATTACTTTGATAAGCCCTGGCATTTCCATGAAGAGTATGAGCTGACGCTGATTGAGGAAAGTATAGGAACCAAATTTATTGGAGATAAAGTGGGCCGTTTTGAATCGGGTGAACTGATGCTGATCGGCTCTAACATCCCCCATCTGTTCAGAAACGATGAACCCTATTACAATGGGCATAAGCTGCTCAAAGCCAGGTCCGTTTTCATTCACTTCACGGATGATTTCATGGGCACTAATTTTTTCGATCTTCCGGAAATGAAACTTGTCCGGAAGCTATTGCAAAAGTCCGCTCTTGGCTTACAGGTTTGTGGCAACACCAACCAGTACATCCGGAATAAGCTCCTGAAAATGGAAGCAGAGAAGCCTGCACGCCGTATTGTTACCCTACTGGATATCCTGATCAGGCTATCGGAGAGCCGTGAATTAAGGCCGATGCTGTCAACAAGTTTTGTAGCGGAACACAGCAGGACATTACGGACAAAAGAAACCGCCCAGGACACAGCCAAAATCAATAGTGTATTTGAGTTTATCATGAAAAACTTCTCCCGGCAAATCTACCTGGAAGAAGTAGCGGCTATGCTGAGTATGAGCGCATCATCTTTCTCCAGGTATTTCAAACACCATACCCTTAAAACATTTTCAACGTATGTCACCGTTGTCAGGATCACCCATGCATGCAGCCTGTTGATGCAGGACAACGATAATATATCCCAGATCGGCTACGCCAGCGGCTTTGAAAACCTGTCTAACTTCTACCGGCATTTCAAACGCATTACAGGGCTGTTGCCAAAGGATTACCGGGAGCGGTTTTTGAAAAGCAGGATGTAATTTGTACCGGATTGGTACCAGATGGACATCACATACGGGAACATTTTTTTCATGAGAACAGGCAACTGGCAGACCAGAACTTAAAGCGGATAGAAAAAATTGCGAAAGATAATAACGTAAAAACAATTTATCCAACACATAACGGTCCTGTTGCTACCGCTGAACTGACAAAATATATTAAAGAAGAACCGCTATTAAAACTTTTTTCAAAACAGGAAACAGATATGCTGAGTGATGCCGTAAATGGCAAAGCTGAGTTACAGAAAAAATATTTATCAGATAATTTTATTTTGCAAACTGCCGATAATAAACAGTATACAAAAACGGTGTTTATTGAGCAATATATAATGCTTCCAAATCGTAAAATAGCATCTTGGTCTGCAGAGGACTTCGGAATTGTAAATTCGAATGAAAATACAGTGATATTGACCTATATAGAAACCCTGAAATTTGTGGGTAAAGATCCTGAAAAATTTGCTGTTACAGCAGCTTATTCGAAAGAGGAAAATGGTTGGAAGCAGGTTTACAAGCAATCAGGTAATCTTTAAGCAAAAGCCTGTAGAATTTGATATTCTATAGGCTTTGGTAGCATTTTGTAATGTTATAGAGAGACTCAGAGGCCGTAAAGCATACTGAAAAATGATTTACTTTGTGAAACGGGGCAAAAGTATATAATGAAAAATATATTATTCAGATAGAAATGCTTGAGCAATTTAAAAACAGGTTTCCGCTTAATGATGAAAAATGGAATGACTATACCAGTTGTTTCAGCTGTATTGATGTTCCTGCCAGAACAGTGCTTTTGAAGGAAGGCGAAATCTCAGGTAAACTGTTTCTGATTGAAAAGGGTTGCCTTCGTGCCTGGTTTAATAATGATGGCAAAGATGTTACGTTCCAGTTTTTCTTTGAAAACGATACTGTTGCATCCATAGAAAGTTTCAGGAAGGAAATACCCAGCCCTGGTACCCTTGAAGCAATCGAGCCAAGCACCCTGTGGTGGATCTATAAAAAAGATCTGGACAGGATAATTGAGGAAATTACTGATATTCCCGAATTGCGAAGGAGGTTCATCGATGCCATATTTGAACGGACCTTTGATTATATGAAGCACTTCCTTTCATTTATTAAAGATACCCCTCAACAGCGGTATCTTGATCTGATTAACAAGAAACCACAAATCGTTAAACGCGTTCCGCAGCATTACATCGCTTCCTATTTAGGCATTACTACTGTTCATCTCAGCCGTATTAAAGGTCAGCTGGCAAAGAAAAAATAGCATTTCAATTTAATAACAAATGTTATCGCAGGAGATAAGATCGCTGTTTAGTTTTGCCCTGTTTATACCACAGGCTACAAATTATAACCTGTGAGACCTTCTCAAACTTAAAGCATCAAACGATGAAAGCAGTAATAATGCATCAGAAAGGAGAAATTCCGCAATACACAGCACATTTTCCTGACCCGGTTGCGCAGGGTGAAAATGAAATTGTAATTTCCATACAAGCCGCAGCTATCAAACATCTGGATAGATCAATGGCTGGCGGAAAACATTATACCACAAAAAATGATATAGCTGAAGCAAAAGTTATTGGCGGCGATGGAGTGGGTATTTTGCCCAATGGTACGCGTGTATTTGCGCTTGGCAATGGTATGTTGGCAGAGAAGGCTGTTATCGAAAAAGACAGCATGATTGAGGTGCCGGAAGATCTTGATGATGCCACCGCTGCCGCGTTGCCGAATGCTGTCGCGGGATCGGCCATGGCACTTCGTTTTCGGGCGCGGATGGAAAAAGGCGAGACCGTACTAATAAACGGTGCGACAGGATTTACCGGTAAAATCGCCGTACAGATCGCCAGGTATTATGGCGCAAAGAAAATAATCGTAACGGGTAGGAATGAGGGAACACTACAAGCTTTACGGGCATTGGGCGCCGACGAAGTCATTTCTCTCAAACAAGATGACGAAAGCGTGATCGCACAAATTAAGCATATACACAATCATACACCCATTGATGTGGTCATCGATTATCTGTGGGGGCACAGCGCAGAACTTATACTCTCTTCACTGGCGGGAAATGGGAGGTTTACACCCAAGACACGGTTTGTTTCTATTGGATCTGTTACAGGAGATAAAATCCAATTATCTGCGGAAATATTAAGAAGTGCTGATCTCGAGCTTTCAGGCTCTGGCCTGGGGAGTTGGACCAGGGCGGAATTGGGAGAATTGCTCCATAGCATTGTTCCGGAAATGTTTAAGCTTGCAGCTAGTGGTCAGCTAAAGGTTGACATAAAGATTATCAGGCTGGAGGATATTGAAAAGCTTTGGGATATGGAAATGCCGGATGGTGTAAGGCTAGTGGTAACGCTATAGTATAATAGGATGATTTTGCGGGTATTTAGAGCTAATATGTAAATAATTGAGTATAATTAGGTAGTTTTATGTGTATATATGATAAAGGCTGAGAAGTCGCCGGATACGCGGATGTAATGAATCTTATTTTGAAATCCCACCAACTGAAGGCTACATTCAGCGGTATATATTCTTTATTTATAATTAAATCTTCTAAAAAGAAAACGGAATGTCTTTACAACGATTTTTTTATACGTTTCTTATCATTTTTGGGATCAGTAGTTGCGTGATCAGCAAAAAAGCGCAACACAAGGAAATCTCATTTGATGATGGTATCCGGCAGATTAACCACGTGGTAGTGATCTATATGGAAAACCACAGTTTTGATAATCTGTATGGAGAGTTCAAAGGAGCAAATGGTATTGAAAATGCCAAGAAGGGCAATGTTGTACAGGTTGACAAGGATGGAAAACCTTATAAGTACCTTCCTGAGATTCCGAGGAACAACTCTTTCCCTACCAACCTGCCAAATGAACTTTTTAATATAGACAAATATGTTCCGTCTGACAAGAAAACGCCTGATGTTACTCACCGTTTTTTTCATAACCAGTTGCAAATTGACGGAGGAAAGATGGATAAGTTTGCGGCATATAATGATTCCAAAGGACTGGCGATGGGTTATTACAGGACTGAAAAGCTACCGCTGTATCCAATGGCTCAAAAATACACGCTGTGCGACAATTTTTTTCAGAGTGTCTTTGGCGGCTCCTATTTTAACCATGTTTATTTGATTGCTGCCGCCGCGCCAGTTTGGCCGGATGCCCCGGAATCATTGATCGCAAAAGTCGATGCTGATGGCAAGATGATAAAGGATGGCATAGTTACTCCTGATGGCTATGTTGTCAATCATGTTCTTTCACGAAACACACCTTACCCTCCCAAATCGGATACTTCCCGATTATTGCCCTCCCAGACGATGCCGACTATTGGCGACCGGCTGAGTGAAAAAAATATATCCTGGGCCTGGTATTCGGAGGGATGGGACGATGCGGTGGCAGGAAAGAAAAATAATTTTGCTTATAATCATGAACCCTTCCTTTATTTTGCCCGGTATGAAGACGGGACAGAAGGCCGGAAACACTTGAAGGATCAGAATGATTTCATTAAAGCAGCAAAAGCAGGCACCCTTCCCAGCGTTTCCTTTGTGAAACCCGGCGGTGGAAATGACGAACATCCGGGCAGTTCTGATGTATATTCTTCAGAACAACTGGCAGTAAACCTGATCAATGCAGTATTGGAAGGACCCAATGCAAAGGATGCATTGGTTATTCTGACCTACGATGAGTTTGGTGGATTTTTTGATCATGTAAACCCACCGGTTATTGACAGATGGGGGCCCGGAAGCCGTATTCCTGCAATTATTATCGGGCCATTTGCCAAAAAAGGCTACATAGATAACACACAATATGAGACAGTCAGCATTCTTTCTTTTATAGAGCATAGATGGGGAATAGAACCGTTGGCTCAACGGGATAAAAATGCGAATCCGTTCAGGAATGCGCTGATATTTAAATAAATCACTGTTATTCAGGAGGAGGAATGTGTTATGTATAAGAAGATCGGAACAGTAGCATTTCTGTGTATAGGAATATTTATTGCAGGCTTCACCTCCGTTAAATCGAATCATACAGAACAAACACAATCCAGTTCGCGTGAACGGAAAATTCAAAAAGAAATTTTCAGTCAAATCGTATCCTTCCACGATTATGTAAAAGATACCTTCTTTTTAGAGGTTAGTAAAGATAAGGTTGACGAACAAAGCGTTCGGCAAGCCTTTTTAAAATCAAGATTGCTGTTCAAAAAATTTGAATGGGCGTCGGAGTATTTTACTGCCGACCTGACAAAGAGATTAAATGGCCCCCCTGTACAGGAGATCGAGAATGCTGATTTATTAGACCCTTCTTTAGCCCGTGCTGTTGATCCAATGGGCCTGCAGGTGATTGAGCAATTTATCTATCCGAAGTACGATACAGCCGGAAAAGAAGAGCTGATCAGTGAAATCAGGCATCTAATAACAAATACGGAGTATCTGATTTCTTATTTTGCTGATCAGCCGCTTGCCGATTGGCGAATTTTGGATGCTGCCAAGTTAGAGGTATTCAGGATAATCACTTTGGGAATTACCGGATTTGATAATTCTCTTTCTTTGAAGAGTATGGAAGAATCGTCCGCATCTTTAAAAAGTCTGCGGGATATCCTTTGTTTCTATATCAATAAAAAGAAAAAAACGTCTTTATTACAGGATCTGAATGCCTCCATAACATATCTTCATCATCATCCTGATTTTGACTCCTTCGACAGAGCGGCATTTATTACACGCTTCGGAAATAAGATCAGCGCCGGGATAGCACAATTGGAGCAGGATTTACCGGGCCGTAAAATTAAATATAACCGAATGCTTAGGCAGGAGGTAAGAACATTGTTTGATTCCGGTGCATTTAATGCAGATGCATTTTCTCCCGGTCCTGAATTTCATATAACAGCTGCTAAAGTGGCGTTAGGTGAAAAACTTTTTTATGATGTATCACTATCCGGTACCGGTACAAGAAGCTGTGCTTCCTGCCACAACCCTGATCTGGCATTTACGGACGGACTGACTAAGCATACAGATATTCATGTTCCTTCAAAACTGCTGACGAGAAATGTACCGACGTTACTCAACGCTGCTTTACAGTCAAATTATTTCTATGATATGAGGGCGTTAACGTTGGAGGGTCAGGTGCGTGATGTAGTCAGTAACAAACAGGAGATGGATGGTTCGATGGATGCGATCATAAAATATGTTTCTGCGGATAAATCATATCAGTCGTTATTCGCAAGGGCTTTTTCTGCAAAGACCGAAAAAGGAATCAGTCCGGATCAGGTGACAAATGCCCTTGCTTCCTATGTTCGTAGCTTGACAAAACTCAATAGCCGGTTTGATGAGTATATGCGCGGTAATGAAGATGCCCTGTCAAAGCAGGAATTGAAAGGCTTTAATTTATTTATGGGGAAAGCGAAATGTGCTACCTGTCATTTCGCTCCCTTGTTTAATGGAGTTACTCCCCCCAAGTACATTGAGAGCGAAACGGAAGTGTTGGGTGTTCCCGCTTCCCTGGCGGATTCCACGCTGGACCCGGATCTGGGTTATTATAGCGTGATTGGTATTGATTCCTATAAAAATGCTTTTAAGATTCCCACTATCCGGAATATCAATAAAACTGCGCCTTATATGCACAATGGAGTATATCGGACTTTAGACCAGGTAATGGAATTTTATAATAATGCGGGAGCTGTGGGCTTAGGAATAAATCTTTCTAATCAAACGCTTTCTGAAGAAAGTCTTCACCTCACTGAAAAAG
The Chitinophaga sp. MM2321 DNA segment above includes these coding regions:
- a CDS encoding Crp/Fnr family transcriptional regulator, translating into MLEQFKNRFPLNDEKWNDYTSCFSCIDVPARTVLLKEGEISGKLFLIEKGCLRAWFNNDGKDVTFQFFFENDTVASIESFRKEIPSPGTLEAIEPSTLWWIYKKDLDRIIEEITDIPELRRRFIDAIFERTFDYMKHFLSFIKDTPQQRYLDLINKKPQIVKRVPQHYIASYLGITTVHLSRIKGQLAKKK
- a CDS encoding SDR family NAD(P)-dependent oxidoreductase; the encoded protein is MDYIDRFKNKIAVITGGAEGIGKGIALRLGREGATLALFDINNNLLATTVAEMQKEGITARGFVVDISNEEQIVAALQEVDQAWGRLDIMVNAAGIVGPTNTKIVAFPTAAFDTVYAVNLKGAFLITKYSLEMMSKTGKGRLLLISSMAGKEGNPGMVGYTATKAGVIGLIKGVAKEFAKTGITVNGLAPAVIKTSMNDNTSAAQLEYMIGKIPMQRLGTIEEVAAISAYIVSDENSFSTGFIYDISGGRATY
- a CDS encoding cytochrome c peroxidase: MYKKIGTVAFLCIGIFIAGFTSVKSNHTEQTQSSSRERKIQKEIFSQIVSFHDYVKDTFFLEVSKDKVDEQSVRQAFLKSRLLFKKFEWASEYFTADLTKRLNGPPVQEIENADLLDPSLARAVDPMGLQVIEQFIYPKYDTAGKEELISEIRHLITNTEYLISYFADQPLADWRILDAAKLEVFRIITLGITGFDNSLSLKSMEESSASLKSLRDILCFYINKKKKTSLLQDLNASITYLHHHPDFDSFDRAAFITRFGNKISAGIAQLEQDLPGRKIKYNRMLRQEVRTLFDSGAFNADAFSPGPEFHITAAKVALGEKLFYDVSLSGTGTRSCASCHNPDLAFTDGLTKHTDIHVPSKLLTRNVPTLLNAALQSNYFYDMRALTLEGQVRDVVSNKQEMDGSMDAIIKYVSADKSYQSLFARAFSAKTEKGISPDQVTNALASYVRSLTKLNSRFDEYMRGNEDALSKQELKGFNLFMGKAKCATCHFAPLFNGVTPPKYIESETEVLGVPASLADSTLDPDLGYYSVIGIDSYKNAFKIPTIRNINKTAPYMHNGVYRTLDQVMEFYNNAGAVGLGINLSNQTLSEESLHLTEKEKEDVIAFMESLESK
- a CDS encoding AraC family transcriptional regulator: MKARLHKLPLKSDASFLYEKWECDYFDKPWHFHEEYELTLIEESIGTKFIGDKVGRFESGELMLIGSNIPHLFRNDEPYYNGHKLLKARSVFIHFTDDFMGTNFFDLPEMKLVRKLLQKSALGLQVCGNTNQYIRNKLLKMEAEKPARRIVTLLDILIRLSESRELRPMLSTSFVAEHSRTLRTKETAQDTAKINSVFEFIMKNFSRQIYLEEVAAMLSMSASSFSRYFKHHTLKTFSTYVTVVRITHACSLLMQDNDNISQIGYASGFENLSNFYRHFKRITGLLPKDYRERFLKSRM
- a CDS encoding alkaline phosphatase family protein, with protein sequence MSLQRFFYTFLIIFGISSCVISKKAQHKEISFDDGIRQINHVVVIYMENHSFDNLYGEFKGANGIENAKKGNVVQVDKDGKPYKYLPEIPRNNSFPTNLPNELFNIDKYVPSDKKTPDVTHRFFHNQLQIDGGKMDKFAAYNDSKGLAMGYYRTEKLPLYPMAQKYTLCDNFFQSVFGGSYFNHVYLIAAAAPVWPDAPESLIAKVDADGKMIKDGIVTPDGYVVNHVLSRNTPYPPKSDTSRLLPSQTMPTIGDRLSEKNISWAWYSEGWDDAVAGKKNNFAYNHEPFLYFARYEDGTEGRKHLKDQNDFIKAAKAGTLPSVSFVKPGGGNDEHPGSSDVYSSEQLAVNLINAVLEGPNAKDALVILTYDEFGGFFDHVNPPVIDRWGPGSRIPAIIIGPFAKKGYIDNTQYETVSILSFIEHRWGIEPLAQRDKNANPFRNALIFK
- a CDS encoding glycoside hydrolase family 97 protein, with protein sequence MMKRKPVFMRTCLVLCGMLIAGTAMSEDTLRVHSPSGKIGVKVWMAEKLAYAVTYEGHTIIAPSFIDLEVEGKGSLSADKRIRSSAVVKVNEQIISPVPEKRRLIPDLYNRLSLRFRQPYTVEFRVYDDGVAYRIGTAFKENIIIRNEVAEFNFPGNPSAYFPETPSRENNSFSTSFEDQYVHRKMADYPAKKMTYTPLLVTPESNPKIAITESDLEAYPGLHLKANGGASLKAVFPPYPLEIKVEEALYSAARVSKGADYIARTAGSRTFPWRVLMIAPEDKDLPMNDIVYRLGAPSRVKDVSWIKPGNITDEWIIDVNLFNVPFKAGVNTASYKYYIDFASRFGFDRIMMDAGWSDNNDLFKVNPDINMDTLVAYAREKGVKISMWTLALTLERQLDSALAQFKKWDVDFIMTDFIERDDQPAVDMHHRIAKACAESRIMLMFHGSFPPKGFNRTYPHALTREGVLGSEYNIWSTEVSPGHDVLLAFTRMLAGPLDYEPGLLNNGTKKRFRPIEGHVMSPGTRAHQLSMTVIYDSPLQFFSGNPSQGYQEPAYMELTGSIPSVWDETHVLDAKVGEWIVTSRRNGDNWYIAGMTDWTERDINLKLDFLDDAGYKATICRDGINADRYAADYVIEHTDVQRHETMKIHMAPGGGFLIKLEKK
- a CDS encoding zinc-binding alcohol dehydrogenase family protein, whose protein sequence is MKAVIMHQKGEIPQYTAHFPDPVAQGENEIVISIQAAAIKHLDRSMAGGKHYTTKNDIAEAKVIGGDGVGILPNGTRVFALGNGMLAEKAVIEKDSMIEVPEDLDDATAAALPNAVAGSAMALRFRARMEKGETVLINGATGFTGKIAVQIARYYGAKKIIVTGRNEGTLQALRALGADEVISLKQDDESVIAQIKHIHNHTPIDVVIDYLWGHSAELILSSLAGNGRFTPKTRFVSIGSVTGDKIQLSAEILRSADLELSGSGLGSWTRAELGELLHSIVPEMFKLAASGQLKVDIKIIRLEDIEKLWDMEMPDGVRLVVTL
- a CDS encoding nuclear transport factor 2 family protein encodes the protein MVPDGHHIREHFFHENRQLADQNLKRIEKIAKDNNVKTIYPTHNGPVATAELTKYIKEEPLLKLFSKQETDMLSDAVNGKAELQKKYLSDNFILQTADNKQYTKTVFIEQYIMLPNRKIASWSAEDFGIVNSNENTVILTYIETLKFVGKDPEKFAVTAAYSKEENGWKQVYKQSGNL